In a single window of the Octopus sinensis linkage group LG1, ASM634580v1, whole genome shotgun sequence genome:
- the LOC115220390 gene encoding uncharacterized protein LOC115220390, translating into MLIVFSHILGGSVHRELDPPHPTQPRDQTVDRDFYYCAVWKRLKRDVWWKRPDLWSAKNWILHDHNAAPCHRFLLLAYEFLTKNNMVTLRHPPYSPDLAPARISVSSPTIKMQIECRRLNTVVEIQRESQKVLDSLTENDSQAGFQNRQEC; encoded by the coding sequence atgctcatcgtATTTTCCCACATCCTTGGTGGTAGTGTGCATCGAGAATTGGACCCCCCACACCCAACCCAACCCCGGGACCAGACCGTCGATCGAGACTTCTACTACTGTGCCGTTTGGAAGCGTTTGAAGAGGGACGTTTGGTGGAAgagaccggatctgtggagcgcgaagaattggattcttcacgaccaCAATGCCGCCCCCTGTCACCGGTTTCTCCTCCTCGCTTATGAGTtcctcaccaaaaacaacatggtaacACTTCGGCATCCGccttattcgccagatttagcaccggCGCGGATTTCCGTCTCTTCCCCCACGATAAAAATGCAGATCGAATGTCGCCGTTTAAACACAGTTGTCGAGATCCAAAgagaatcgcagaaggtcctcgactcgctcaCGGAAAACGACtcccaggccggattccaaaaccGGCAGGAATGCTGA